The following coding sequences are from one Passer domesticus isolate bPasDom1 chromosome 11, bPasDom1.hap1, whole genome shotgun sequence window:
- the TNFSF10 gene encoding tumor necrosis factor ligand superfamily member 10 yields the protein MLPAGGPSPAQTCGAVLVAAVLLQSVCVAVTFLYFTSELRQLQDSYSKSGIACLTGEEIGNSIQNLELLESEDREADPCWQVKWHLGKLIKKMMSRSYEENISAINVERTLTLAHTEGQQPRGPIRRIAAHLTGSSSRRSALSSRINPLPRRGIGHKINNWESSRKGHSFLYNVELRNGELVIPQTGFYYIYSQIYFRFRENENEDSDVLGQIRNPKQLVQYVYKLTNYPEPILLMKSARTSCWSKKAEYGLYSIYQGGVFQLKREDRIFVSVSNSDIVDMDKEASFFGAFMIS from the exons aTGCTGCCGGCGggcggccccagccccgcgcaGACCTGCGGCGCCGTGCTGGTGGCCGCCGTGCTGCTGCAGTCCGTGTGCGTGGCCGTCACCTTCCTGTACTTCACCAGCGAGCTCCGACAG ctccaggactCGTACTCCAAGAGCGGCATCGCCTGTCTCACCGGGGAGGAGATCGGAAATTCCATCCAAAACTTGGAGCTCCTCGAAAGTGAAGACAGAGAAGCTGATCCCTGCTGGCAAGTAAAGTGGCACCTGGGAAAGTTAATTAAAAAG ATGATGTCAAGAAGCTATGAGGAAAACATATCTGCAATCAACG TGGAAAGGACTCTGACCCTGGCGCACACGGAGGGGCAGCAGCCGCGCGGTCCCATCCGCAGGATCGCGGCGCACCTgacgggcagcagcagcaggaggagcgcCCTGTCCTCACGCA taaaTCCCTTACCCAGAAGAGGAATTGGACACAAAATAAACAACTGGGAATCATCAAGAAAAGGCCACTCCTTCCTTTACAACGTGGAGCTGAGAAATGGAGAGTTAGTGATACCGCAGACGGGCTTTTATTACATCTACTCACAAATTTACTTTCGCTTCCGTGAAAACGAGAACGAGGACTCAGACGTGTTGGGACAAATCAGAAACCCCAAACAGCTTGTCCAGTATGTTTACAAACTGACTAATTACCCTGAGCCCATTTTGCTCATGAAGAGTGCAAGGACAAGCTGCTGGTCTAAAAAAGCAGAATATGGACTTTATTCCATCTACCAAGGTGGTGTGTTTCAGCTGAAGAGAGAGGACAGGATTTTTGTCTCTGTCAGCAACAGTGACATAGTTGACATGGACAAAGAAGCAAGTTTTTTTGGAGCCTTTATGATCAGTTAG